In Rariglobus hedericola, the following proteins share a genomic window:
- a CDS encoding sugar phosphate isomerase/epimerase family protein, whose amino-acid sequence MTPQITVQLYSVRDLAKQDYAGTIRTIAETGFGCVEPAGYPGYSAKEAAKLFQELGLKAPTAHIGLPIGDNKNAIIEEALLMGHKYLITGCPPKFREHYTSLDGVKAMCELYCEAAANLAPHGIQVGYHNHDWDLIEVEGRRAHQIFLENTPDTVVYEADIFWVSRAGLDPAAFIQEIGARGKVLHFKDGIVSNQATFKEATTESGKIMVSDSIPFRAAGTGQVDLVAASKAVRHADYIAVELDSFEGDMMQAIKDSYAYLTSNKIAQGKK is encoded by the coding sequence ATGACACCGCAAATCACCGTTCAGTTATACAGCGTTCGCGATCTCGCGAAGCAGGACTATGCCGGCACCATCCGCACCATCGCCGAAACCGGTTTCGGCTGCGTCGAGCCCGCCGGTTATCCCGGATATTCCGCCAAGGAAGCCGCCAAGCTTTTCCAGGAACTCGGTCTGAAGGCGCCCACCGCACACATCGGTCTGCCCATCGGCGACAACAAGAACGCCATCATCGAGGAAGCTCTCCTCATGGGGCACAAGTATCTCATCACCGGCTGCCCGCCGAAGTTCCGCGAGCACTACACCTCGCTCGACGGTGTGAAGGCCATGTGCGAGCTCTACTGCGAAGCCGCCGCCAATCTTGCCCCGCACGGCATCCAGGTCGGCTACCATAATCACGACTGGGATCTCATCGAGGTTGAAGGCCGTCGTGCCCACCAGATCTTCCTTGAGAACACGCCCGACACGGTTGTTTACGAAGCCGATATTTTCTGGGTTTCCCGCGCTGGTCTCGACCCGGCTGCGTTCATCCAGGAAATCGGCGCGCGCGGCAAGGTCCTCCATTTCAAGGACGGCATCGTCTCCAATCAGGCGACCTTCAAGGAAGCCACCACCGAGAGCGGCAAGATCATGGTGAGCGACTCCATTCCTTTCCGCGCCGCCGGCACGGGCCAGGTTGACCTCGTCGCCGCTTCGAAGGCCGTCCGTCACGCAGACTACATTGCCGTCGAACTCGACAGCTTCGAAGGTGACATGATGCAGGCGATCAAAGACAGTTACGCCTACCTCACATCCAACAAAATCGCTCAGGGCAAAAAATAA
- a CDS encoding Gfo/Idh/MocA family protein: MAKQIGIGIIGCGNISQAYFNGAKLFEVLKVVSCADLKTELAEAKALENGCKAQTVDELLANPDVQLVINLTIPAVHAKISLAALNAGKHVHSEKPLSVSLKDGQKIMETAKAKGLLVGCAPDTFMGGGFQTCRKLVDDGWLGKVVGGTAFMMSRGPESWHPNPAFFYETGAGPMFDMGPYYITALVHLLGPVKRVSAITTKAFDQRIATCKEQFGKLLPVEIPTHYSGSLEFHSGAVITATISFDVYAHGHSPIELYGTEGSLKAPDPNTFGGPIQMWTSSTKEWQTQAFSHRYLMNSRSIGAADLAYAILSNGKRKHRASGALALHALEVMHSFEQSSKTGKSIVIQSRPEQPQALPLGLIEGRL, encoded by the coding sequence ATGGCTAAACAAATCGGTATCGGAATCATCGGCTGCGGCAACATTTCGCAGGCCTACTTCAACGGAGCTAAACTTTTCGAAGTGCTCAAGGTCGTGTCCTGCGCGGACCTCAAGACCGAGCTCGCCGAGGCCAAGGCCTTGGAAAACGGCTGCAAGGCCCAGACCGTGGACGAACTCCTCGCGAATCCTGACGTGCAGCTGGTCATCAATCTGACCATCCCCGCCGTTCACGCGAAGATCAGCCTCGCCGCGCTCAACGCCGGCAAGCACGTCCACAGCGAAAAGCCCCTCTCGGTCAGCCTTAAGGACGGCCAGAAAATCATGGAGACCGCCAAGGCCAAGGGCCTGCTGGTCGGTTGTGCTCCCGACACGTTCATGGGTGGCGGCTTCCAGACCTGCCGTAAACTCGTCGACGACGGCTGGCTCGGCAAAGTCGTGGGCGGCACCGCGTTCATGATGAGCCGCGGCCCTGAGAGCTGGCACCCGAATCCTGCTTTCTTCTACGAGACCGGCGCCGGCCCCATGTTCGACATGGGCCCGTATTACATCACCGCGCTCGTGCACTTGCTCGGCCCCGTGAAGCGCGTGAGCGCGATCACGACCAAGGCGTTTGATCAACGCATCGCCACCTGCAAAGAGCAGTTCGGCAAGTTGCTCCCCGTCGAGATTCCCACGCATTACTCGGGCTCGCTGGAGTTCCACTCCGGCGCGGTCATCACGGCGACCATCTCGTTCGACGTGTATGCCCACGGCCACAGCCCGATCGAGCTCTACGGCACCGAAGGTTCACTCAAGGCTCCGGACCCGAACACCTTTGGCGGCCCGATCCAGATGTGGACGTCCTCGACCAAGGAATGGCAGACGCAGGCCTTCAGCCACCGTTACCTGATGAACTCGCGCAGCATCGGCGCCGCCGATCTCGCATATGCGATTCTGAGCAACGGCAAGCGCAAGCACCGCGCGAGCGGCGCGCTGGCTCTCCACGCGTTGGAAGTCATGCACTCCTTCGAGCAGTCGTCGAAAACCGGCAAGAGCATCGTGATTCAGTCCCGCCCCGAGCAGCCCCAGGCGCTGCCGCTCGGCCTGATCGAAGGTCGCCTCTAA
- a CDS encoding LacI family DNA-binding transcriptional regulator: MEDIAKDCGISMMTVSRVISGKGLVSAATREKVLEAVKRLDFQINTVASNLARSRSGFIGIALPFHGLIGSDYFGEIVRGVQSVLMDTEWDISLFDIRARTFEDGAKLQQLHRTRKVDGLLVIAPNAHEAFLETFSSMRLPLVVVGKRVDHRGVCCVSCDDYQGIESMCEHLHGLGHRRIAFVGGPAGFSVAHAREQAFLDFCARKRLSKKSRPLWRGDYSFKSGCDAGLALLQTEERPTAIIAANDAMAHGLIEATRELRLTVPRDVSIGGFDDLPSSENIHPALTTVHQPVFEMAAHGARLLVEALNKQVRPEGRSLLKVRLIVRQSTGSIA; the protein is encoded by the coding sequence ATGGAAGACATCGCCAAGGATTGTGGGATTTCCATGATGACGGTTTCCCGCGTGATCAGCGGGAAGGGGCTTGTGAGCGCGGCCACCCGGGAAAAAGTGTTGGAAGCCGTCAAACGGCTCGATTTTCAAATCAACACCGTCGCGAGTAATCTGGCGCGCAGTCGCTCGGGATTTATCGGGATCGCGCTGCCGTTTCACGGCCTGATCGGCTCGGACTATTTCGGTGAAATCGTGCGCGGCGTGCAATCGGTGCTCATGGACACCGAGTGGGATATTTCGCTGTTCGACATCCGCGCCCGCACGTTCGAGGACGGCGCCAAATTGCAGCAGTTGCACCGGACGCGAAAGGTCGACGGCCTCCTGGTGATCGCGCCCAACGCTCACGAGGCGTTTCTCGAAACATTCAGTTCGATGCGCCTGCCGCTCGTGGTGGTGGGCAAGCGGGTTGATCATCGCGGCGTGTGTTGCGTATCGTGCGACGACTACCAAGGCATCGAATCGATGTGTGAACATCTCCACGGGCTGGGCCATCGCCGTATTGCTTTTGTCGGCGGGCCGGCCGGTTTTTCGGTGGCTCATGCGCGCGAACAAGCGTTCCTGGACTTCTGCGCAAGGAAGCGGTTATCGAAGAAAAGCCGACCCTTGTGGAGAGGGGATTATTCGTTCAAGTCGGGCTGCGATGCGGGGCTGGCTTTGTTGCAGACGGAAGAGCGGCCAACTGCGATCATCGCGGCCAACGATGCGATGGCACACGGGTTGATTGAGGCGACGCGGGAGTTGCGCCTGACTGTTCCGCGCGACGTTTCCATCGGCGGTTTCGATGATCTGCCCAGTTCGGAGAATATACATCCTGCGCTCACCACGGTGCATCAGCCGGTTTTCGAAATGGCGGCCCACGGAGCGCGCCTCTTGGTCGAGGCTCTGAACAAACAAGTCCGCCCCGAGGGGCGATCGTTGCTTAAGGTGCGATTGATTGTGCGCCAATCCACCGGTTCGATAGCTTAA